The Arachis hypogaea cultivar Tifrunner chromosome 16, arahy.Tifrunner.gnm2.J5K5, whole genome shotgun sequence genome contains a region encoding:
- the LOC112757506 gene encoding uncharacterized protein has translation MYDELFKNDGKVVFKRKDQKPAIAEVDDDAESLSYLLNQLCHIDKVLAKQSSQQVLSNRLHLKASIDTVRWLTFQACAFRGHDESHESQNRGNFLEMLKLLASYNKEVDAVVLDNTPQNAIYTSPSIQKEILHIFARKVQNEIRNEIGNAKFCLIVDEARDESRREQMALVVRFVDKHGFVKERLIDVVHVKDTTSATLKQEICSALSHHNLNIQNVRGQGYDGASNMRREWKGLQALIIQECPYAYYVHCFAHQLQLALVAAAKEVVDVYAFFQSLSNIINVVCSSCKCNDELRFAYATEIIHLVATNQIETGRGANQIGTLKRSGDTRWSSHFNSICSLLRMFGATTSVLEDLATNGSTYSQRGDATYALKSLLSFDFIFILHMMKEIMGITDKLCQALQRKSQDILNAMHLVSSTKSLIQQLRDSSWGALLEKVSSFCNDHAIQIPDMGASFSDIIRSRRKKDVVTVEHHYRVDIFTSVIDFQLKELNSRFSEQATELLILSTSLDPKDAFKLFSQQLNGLFSYEDY, from the exons ATTTGCTTAATCAATTATGTCACATTGACAAAGTATTGGCTAAGCAAAGCTCACAACAAGTTTTAAGCAATAGATTGCATCTTAAAGCCTCTATTGATACTGTCAGATGGTTAACATTTCAAGCTTGTGCTTTTAGGGGACATGACGAGAGTCATGAGTCTCAGAATCGAGGAAATTTTCttgaaatgttaaaattattagctTCTTACAATAAAGAAGTAGATGCAGTTGTTTTGGATAATACTCCTCAAAATGCAATATACACATCACCTTCTATTCAAAAGGAAATTCTACATATTTTTGCTAGAAAGGTGCAAAATGAAATTCGCAATGAGATTGGTAATGCAAAgttttgtttgattgttgatgaaGCTAGAGATGAATCTAGAAGAGAACAAATGGCACTTGTTGTTAGATTTGTTGATAAGCATGGATTTGTCAAAGAAAGGCTAATAGATGTTGTTCATGTCAAAGATACTACTTCTGCTACTCTAAAACAAGAGATTTGTTCTGCATTATCTCATCACAATCTCAACATTCAAAATGTTCGAGGTCAAGGGTATGACGGAGCTAGTAATATGCGTAGAGAGTGGAAAGGGTTACAAGCTTTAATTATTCAAGAATGTCCTTATGCATATTATGTTCATTGCTTTGCTCATCAATTACAGCTAGCTCTTGTTGCTGCGGCTAAAGAAGTTGTTGATGTTTATGCTTTTTTCCAAAGTTTGAGTAATATTATCAATGTTGTGTGCTCTTCTTGCAAATGCAATGATGAATTACGATTTGCTTATGCAACTGAAATTATCCATTTAGTTGCAACTAATCAAATTGAAACAGGAAGGGGAGCAAATCAAATTGGCACATTAAAAAGATCAGGAGATACCAGGTGGAGCTCTCACTTCAACTCAATTTGTAGCCTTTTACGTATGTTTGGAGCAACAACTTCAGTTCTGGAAGATTTGGCTACTAATGGATCTACATATTCTCAACGTGGTGATGCTACTTATGCTCTTAAatctttattatcatttgattttattttcattttgcatATGATGAAAGAAATCATGGGAATCACTGATAAACTTTGTCAAGCATTGCAACGAAAATCTCAAGACATTTTGAATGCTATGCATCTGGTTTCTAGTACAAAGTCATTGATTCAACAGTTAAGAGATAGTAGTTGGGGAGCACTTTTGGAGAAAGTTAGTTCTTTCTGCAATGATCATGCTATTCAGATACCTGATATGGGTGCTTCTTTTAGTGACATAATTCGGTCTCGTCGTAAAAAGGATGTTGTCACTGTTGAACACCACTATCGTGTTGACATTTTTACTAGCGTGATAGATTTTCAATTGAAAGAGCTAAATAGTAGATTTAGTGAGCAAGCAACCGAGCTCCTCATATTGAGTACATCTTTAGATCCTAAAGATGCTTTCAAGTTATTCAGT CAACAACTGAACGGACTTTTCAGCTATGAAGATTATTAA